In one Balaenoptera ricei isolate mBalRic1 chromosome 20, mBalRic1.hap2, whole genome shotgun sequence genomic region, the following are encoded:
- the LOC132355018 gene encoding C-C motif chemokine 3-like, protein MKVPAAALAILLCPMALCSQVFSAPLEADTLTACCFSYTAWQLPRKFVADYFETSSQCSKPGVIFQTKRGRQLCANPSEDWVQEYITDLELRA, encoded by the exons ATGAAGGTGCCCGCAGCTGCCCTCGCCATCCTCCTCTGCCCCATGGCCCTCTGCAGCCAGGTCTTCTCGGCACCAC TTGAGGCTGACACCCTAACGGCCTGCTGCTTCTCCTACACCGCCTGGCAGCTTCCTCGCAAATTCGTAGCTGACTATTTTGAGACCAGCAGCCAGTGCTCCAAGCCCGGTGTCAT CTTCCAAACCAAAAGAGGCCGGCAGCTCTGTGCCAACCCCAGTGAGGACTGGGTCCAGGAATACATCACCGACCTGGAGCTGAGAGCCTGA